CGCCATGCCGGAAGATCAGCACCTTATTTCCCGCGCCGCTTATCCCCAGATCGGCATGCCTGGCTTCCCCGGGGCCGTTTACCGCGCAGCCCATAATAGCAACGGTCAGGTTCTTGTCCATGGCGTACAGAATATCCTGCCAGCGTTGGGTAAAGCCGTGGGTATCAAACCCGTTCCTGCCGCAGCGGGGGCATGAAACAATGGTAATCCCCTTTTTCCCCGCAGCCGCTCCTTGCCGCTCCCCAGCGCATTCCGAAGTTTCCGCCGTCGTATTGAGTATCTCCCTGCCGGCTATTACCTCATTTTCCATGGTATCCGACAAGGAAACGCGGATGGTATCCCCTATGCCTTCCCCGAGCAAAGTATGGAGGGCCGCAGTATTCCTCACCACCCCGGCGATAAGGGGCCCCGCTTCGGTAACCCCTATATGGAGGGGCGCATCGGTCCGCTCTGCCAAAAGCCTATTCGCCCTGATAGTATCCGCAACCGAAGATGCCTTCATGGACACCATGCGGGCAGAAAAATCGAATTCCCTGAAGATTGCCAGTTCCCGCTCCGCAGCGCTCACCAAAGCTTCCGCCTGGCTAAGCTTCCCCGCATCAACACCGGCTGCCAAGTCCCGGGGCAGGCTTCCGGCATTAACGCCAATCCTGATGGGTATGCCCTTTGCTGCGGCCTTGGACAAAACCTTCTCCACCCGGTCCCGGCCGCCTATATTCCCGGGATTAATGCGTATCTTTGCTATTGGATAATCGAGACAGCGGAGGGCAATTTTATAATCAAAATGAATATCCGCCACCAGGGGCATGGAAACCCGGGAAGAAAGCTCCCCAAGAACTTCGGCGGCCTCCGGATCCGGAACCGCAAAACGGAGGAGAGCGCAGCCCATCTGTTTAAGCCGCCCTATCCGTTCCAGGATTTGTTCCCCGGCGGAACCTTCCAGATCAGAAAAAGAAAGGCGGTCCTTCCACATGGTCTGAATAACCACAGGAAAGCTACCGCCTAACTTTATACCATCCACATGATCAAAACCACCAATAGTCAGGACCCGGGACACTTTGTAAAGAAACTCTTCTTCTTAGCCTAAGCTGGTCATGGAGAGAACCATGGCGAACAGGGCGACGGTTTCGCAGATACCAACCACCGCGATGTACTGGGCAAAACCTTTACCGGTTTCTCCCTGAGCGTCCGCAGCCGCAGCGCCTGCCTGACCCTGGGCTATGGCAGAAAAGGCCATGGCTAAACCGGAGGCAAAACCGAAACCGACATAAAGCCATGCGTTTTCAGGATTCGCAGCAACCGCCGTCTTTATTTGCCCCATCAAAATAAAACCGTAGAAAGTCTGCGTCAACGGTGCGCCCGCAAATGCAAGCAGGGTCATCGGCGCCGGTTTATTGGCTATGTAGCATTTCTTCCATGCGCCGATTGTTGCCTGACCGGCAATACCGATACCCAGTGCCGAGCCCAGGGCGGCAATCCCCATTACAAGACCTGCTCCTAATAATCCAAAACTCATGACTTACTCCTATTTACTTTTTTGCCGTTTCAGCAAACGGTCTATATGCAGTGCCCGACCATGTCAGACCCAAATGACTTGAAAATTCCAGGGTATTCAAACGAACCCCATGGACTAGTACTGATAATACATTGAGAACAAGATTTAATCCATGACCGAAACACAGCAGGATTAGACCTAAGAAAACCAGGAAACTCCCCAACAAGGGACCGACCATACTGTTCACCGTGGAGGCGATTGAGGCCCCCGCAAGCCCTACCGCCCAAAGCCTGATATATGACATGATATCGGAGAACACATTGGTAATCCCCAAAATCACCGAAATGATATTTGAGAAGCTTGCCCCAAGGGACCGCAGTATACTTCCTTCGTAGCTGCCGAACACAAAGACCAGAACAAAGCCGCCTATGAGCAGATACATTGACTGGGGCAGGAAGGGGATGGGCCGGTAATCATTACTGACCACCAGGAAGAGAACCACATTATACATACCGAAAAGCATAGCCAGGTTGCCAAGGTCGGCAAAAAACTTGAGGGACTTTTCTTTTATATTTCTGATAATGCCTATCACATGGGCAATGGACAGCTGCAGTAAAGCCAGGGAGAAACAGAATATCTGCAAATTCTGATCCACCAGCGCCGAAGCTTCCGGGGATTTTGCCGCCTCCGCACTTGATATGAGGGGCAGGGATATATTCTTAAGCGCCCCAGGAACCATTTCCAAAGGAAGCCCGAACCAGGAACAGGTAAGAATACCCCATACCATGTTAGAAATACTCAAGAGGAGCATCATCTTAAAAATTGCCGGGGTACCCTTCCTGGCGGTTTTGAAAATACCGAACAGGGCGGTTGCGAGGAGGATTAAACCGTAACCCGCGTCACCGAAGATCATGCCGAAGAAAATACAGAAGAACAACAGGAACCAGCCGGAAATATCTACTTCGTGGTAGCCCGGAACGGTTTCCAGGAAATCCGTAAGGGGATAGAGGAGGCTTACCAGCTTGTTGTTTTTAAGCTTAGTGGGTACCTCTTCATCCGGACCCGGCTCGTCGGCGATGAGGGCCCAGTTATTTTCCGCAGCGGCCCGCTTGAGGAGACCCACATCTTCCTGGGGGGCAAAACCGGAGAAGTAGGAAACGGCAAGATCCTCGGGAATATCGTCTACCAATTCCAGGGTCGCCCGGGCCACTTCAAAATCTATCCGGCCCTGAACAATGGCCATTTCCTTATCCAGCACCGACTTGCGGTCCGCGAAGTTCTTTAACTTCCCTTCAATTTCCGCAATCTTACCGGGTAATTCCGCAGCTTCGGCGTTCAGTTCAGAAAGGGATTTCTCCGGCAGTTGTATGGGGGAGACCCCGGGTAGTTCCTTGTCAAAAACGATAATCCGTACCGAACCCTTATCCCGATTCTTGAGGATATACTTGGTATCCTCCGGAAGGTTTGCAAATACGGAGGGGATCAATTCGTAAAGATAGATATTTACGCCGCTTGCCCCCAGTTCCCTGAGAGATTCGGGGGTAAAACTCCCCCAATTTTTAAGCCGGGTAGTTTCCCGGGCAAGAAAGGCTAAACGATCCTGGCAGGCTTTAAGTTCCTTACCCCAACCCACCAACATATCCACCAGATCCGGCCGTTCGGGGGCATTGATCGCATCTATGGAGTAAAATTCGGAATCTTCTTTTCCAAGGATATCCGCAGCCCGCCGGCCTCGGG
This Treponema primitia ZAS-1 DNA region includes the following protein-coding sequences:
- the ispG gene encoding (E)-4-hydroxy-3-methylbut-2-enyl-diphosphate synthase — translated: MSRVLTIGGFDHVDGIKLGGSFPVVIQTMWKDRLSFSDLEGSAGEQILERIGRLKQMGCALLRFAVPDPEAAEVLGELSSRVSMPLVADIHFDYKIALRCLDYPIAKIRINPGNIGGRDRVEKVLSKAAAKGIPIRIGVNAGSLPRDLAAGVDAGKLSQAEALVSAAERELAIFREFDFSARMVSMKASSVADTIRANRLLAERTDAPLHIGVTEAGPLIAGVVRNTAALHTLLGEGIGDTIRVSLSDTMENEVIAGREILNTTAETSECAGERQGAAAGKKGITIVSCPRCGRNGFDTHGFTQRWQDILYAMDKNLTVAIMGCAVNGPGEARHADLGISGAGNKVLIFRHGEVIRTIDAADADAAFREELDRL
- a CDS encoding ATP synthase subunit I, which produces MKKVSLVIQDKTQIEALTKLRELGVVHLERKNVSSDSLSKVFERKTRVETAQGLLRQYKAPPKKKPDTNKGWVDRKPVAGVARGRRAADILGKEDSEFYSIDAINAPERPDLVDMLVGWGKELKACQDRLAFLARETTRLKNWGSFTPESLRELGASGVNIYLYELIPSVFANLPEDTKYILKNRDKGSVRIIVFDKELPGVSPIQLPEKSLSELNAEAAELPGKIAEIEGKLKNFADRKSVLDKEMAIVQGRIDFEVARATLELVDDIPEDLAVSYFSGFAPQEDVGLLKRAAAENNWALIADEPGPDEEVPTKLKNNKLVSLLYPLTDFLETVPGYHEVDISGWFLLFFCIFFGMIFGDAGYGLILLATALFGIFKTARKGTPAIFKMMLLLSISNMVWGILTCSWFGLPLEMVPGALKNISLPLISSAEAAKSPEASALVDQNLQIFCFSLALLQLSIAHVIGIIRNIKEKSLKFFADLGNLAMLFGMYNVVLFLVVSNDYRPIPFLPQSMYLLIGGFVLVFVFGSYEGSILRSLGASFSNIISVILGITNVFSDIMSYIRLWAVGLAGASIASTVNSMVGPLLGSFLVFLGLILLCFGHGLNLVLNVLSVLVHGVRLNTLEFSSHLGLTWSGTAYRPFAETAKK
- a CDS encoding ATP synthase subunit K (produces ATP from ADP in the presence of a proton gradient across the membrane; the K subunit is a nonenzymatic component which binds the dimeric form by interacting with the G and E subunits), coding for MSFGLLGAGLVMGIAALGSALGIGIAGQATIGAWKKCYIANKPAPMTLLAFAGAPLTQTFYGFILMGQIKTAVAANPENAWLYVGFGFASGLAMAFSAIAQGQAGAAAADAQGETGKGFAQYIAVVGICETVALFAMVLSMTSLG